The Limnochorda sp. LNt genome includes a region encoding these proteins:
- a CDS encoding S1 RNA-binding domain-containing protein, with protein sequence MAVEVGSIVEGKVTGITHFGAFVELPGGQTGLVHISEIADTYVRDVRDYLTENQVVKVKVINVANGRIGLSIRQVYGPPQRSGGRPPRGRNTSFEEKLARFLKESEQRQQDLKRSVESKRGGRGSRRS encoded by the coding sequence ATGGCCGTTGAGGTCGGCAGCATCGTCGAGGGGAAGGTCACCGGGATTACCCATTTCGGTGCGTTCGTGGAGCTGCCTGGCGGTCAGACTGGACTCGTTCACATCTCGGAGATCGCGGACACCTACGTACGGGATGTACGGGACTACCTGACGGAAAACCAGGTGGTCAAGGTCAAGGTCATCAACGTGGCCAACGGGAGGATCGGGCTCTCCATCCGGCAGGTCTACGGACCTCCGCAGCGCTCCGGCGGTCGGCCACCCCGCGGACGCAACACCTCCTTCGAGGAGAAGCTGGCGCGGTTTTTGAAGGAGAGCGAGCAGCGGCAACAGGATCTCAAGCGCAGCGTCGAGTCCAAGCGGGGGGGTCGCGGCAGCCGCCGGTCGTGA
- a CDS encoding DUF501 domain-containing protein codes for MVATGPWPPWWESPSDSDLAAVQAQLGRHPQGMVAVAARCRFGRPTVVVTAPVVDGRAGRPEPFPTTFWLTCPYLVEAVSRLESTGWIARISQAIKADPAARQALRAAHEGAARLRSSLLTREMTRRLERLSPAAVQRLAQVGVAGSRQREAVKCLHAHLADHLGRSGNPVGRRVAALLAERGVWLSGSPACASEYARLSAEGRCLQVDAPAPYNRGDLSDARS; via the coding sequence ATGGTCGCGACGGGCCCGTGGCCGCCCTGGTGGGAGTCTCCCAGCGACTCGGACCTGGCGGCCGTCCAGGCCCAGCTGGGCCGCCATCCGCAGGGCATGGTGGCGGTGGCGGCCCGATGTCGGTTCGGGCGGCCGACGGTGGTGGTGACGGCCCCGGTCGTCGATGGGCGGGCAGGTCGGCCGGAGCCCTTTCCCACCACGTTTTGGCTGACCTGTCCCTACCTGGTCGAGGCCGTCAGCCGCCTCGAGTCGACGGGCTGGATCGCCCGGATCTCCCAGGCGATCAAGGCGGACCCCGCGGCCCGGCAGGCGTTGCGAGCCGCCCACGAGGGGGCGGCCCGGCTGCGATCGTCACTGCTCACCCGGGAGATGACACGACGGCTCGAGAGGCTCTCCCCGGCTGCCGTCCAGCGGCTGGCCCAGGTGGGGGTGGCTGGCAGCCGCCAGCGGGAGGCGGTCAAGTGCCTGCACGCGCATCTGGCCGACCACCTGGGGCGTTCCGGCAATCCGGTGGGTCGGCGCGTGGCGGCCTTGCTGGCGGAGAGGGGAGTATGGTTGAGCGGCTCGCCGGCGTGCGCCAGCGAATACGCGCGGCTATCGGCCGAGGGCCGTTGCTTGCAGGTCGATGCGCCTGCTCCTTACAATCGAGGTGACCTCTCCGACGCTCGATCGTGA
- a CDS encoding metal-dependent transcriptional regulator — MLSQSKEDYLAAIYRTQQDGEKGSTGAIAARLGVSAASATAMFQRLAAEGLVEYREYAGVTLTPEGERLALDVIRRHRLAERFLTDVLEIPWDRVDAMAHRMEHALPKEVIEGFDRLLGGPSTCPHGYPIPTPDGRVADVSVRPLVEMQAGEAASVVRVREDDPELLRYLRECGLVPGARVEVTATRPFQEPIHLKVDGAERIVGHQVAQAVYVGAGSA, encoded by the coding sequence GTGCTCTCGCAGTCCAAGGAGGATTACCTGGCCGCCATTTACCGCACCCAGCAGGACGGCGAGAAGGGCTCGACCGGCGCCATCGCGGCCAGGCTCGGGGTGTCGGCGGCCTCGGCGACGGCGATGTTTCAGCGCCTGGCCGCCGAAGGCCTGGTGGAGTACCGGGAGTACGCCGGGGTGACCCTCACTCCCGAGGGAGAGCGTCTGGCCCTTGACGTCATCCGCCGCCATCGCCTGGCCGAGCGCTTCTTGACGGACGTGCTCGAGATCCCTTGGGACAGGGTGGACGCCATGGCCCACCGGATGGAGCACGCGCTGCCCAAGGAGGTCATCGAGGGCTTCGACCGGCTGCTGGGAGGCCCGTCGACCTGTCCGCACGGCTACCCCATCCCCACCCCCGACGGGCGGGTCGCCGATGTGTCGGTGAGGCCCCTGGTCGAGATGCAGGCCGGGGAGGCCGCGTCGGTGGTCCGGGTGCGCGAGGACGACCCGGAGCTGCTGCGCTACCTGCGGGAGTGCGGCCTGGTACCGGGGGCGAGGGTGGAGGTGACGGCCACCCGCCCCTTCCAGGAGCCCATCCATCTGAAGGTGGACGGCGCCGAGCGGATCGTCGGGCATCAGGTCGCCCAGGCCGTCTACGTGGGTGCTGGCTCGGCTTGA
- a CDS encoding glycerol-3-phosphate acyltransferase → MRRLGRRVAGVALIGGDLPSWLVQFNLATEGGDRCEMEWLIVAGGYLLGCVLPADWIVRRRTGHAPDELGDNPGGAGTWRLAGPRWAVPVILLDIAKGALPVAAAEAWGLRGGWLALAAVAPVAGHNWPLHRRFRGGRGLAPATGALLWLAWPQMLPAYALGVVAALAGRWVPLVGVVAFPIGLGAMLWARLPYDRMAAAGAVMMAVALRQLPWLWQRLRQRVGPPHAGQARPDRPRPPEARLRS, encoded by the coding sequence ATGAGACGGTTGGGGCGGCGCGTCGCGGGCGTCGCGCTCATCGGGGGCGACCTCCCCTCGTGGCTGGTACAGTTTAACCTGGCGACCGAGGGGGGCGACAGGTGCGAGATGGAGTGGCTCATCGTCGCCGGAGGCTATCTGTTGGGCTGCGTGCTGCCGGCCGACTGGATCGTGCGCCGCCGGACGGGCCACGCACCCGACGAACTGGGTGACAACCCGGGTGGGGCGGGCACGTGGCGGCTGGCGGGCCCCCGCTGGGCCGTGCCGGTCATCTTGCTGGACATCGCCAAGGGAGCCCTCCCGGTGGCGGCGGCCGAAGCGTGGGGGCTGCGCGGCGGATGGCTGGCCCTGGCGGCCGTGGCACCCGTGGCGGGGCACAACTGGCCGCTCCACCGCCGATTCAGAGGCGGCCGCGGCCTCGCGCCGGCGACGGGCGCCCTGCTCTGGCTGGCCTGGCCCCAGATGCTGCCCGCCTATGCACTCGGCGTGGTGGCCGCGCTGGCGGGGCGGTGGGTGCCTTTGGTCGGGGTGGTGGCCTTCCCCATCGGCCTCGGTGCCATGCTGTGGGCCCGGCTGCCGTACGACCGAATGGCGGCCGCCGGCGCGGTCATGATGGCCGTCGCCCTGCGCCAGCTGCCATGGCTGTGGCAGCGGCTCCGGCAACGGGTGGGCCCGCCCCATGCGGGGCAGGCCCGGCCGGATCGCCCCCGGCCCCCTGAGGCGCGGCTCAGAAGCTGA
- a CDS encoding thioredoxin domain-containing protein, protein MSATPATRRPNRLIGSTSPYLRQHAHQPVDWYPWGPEALQRAVREDRPILLSVGYSACHWCHVMAHESFEDPELARRMNDLFVCIKVDREERPDIDQVYQTACQILTGQGGWPLTVFLTPDLLPYYAGTYFPPRPRLGRPGFGQVLEACARAYRERREEVRQQAQRLARAVQEVLDPTAALAERRAGPDAGPGPTSQALVAAADALLHQADAEAGGFGGAPKFPHATGLALLERVAWRFGHAAAREHLLLTLERMALGGLFDQVGGGFHRYTVDRWWQVPHFEKMLYDNALLVPLYVRAGRGPRPDLLRVAAAALDFMLETMRLPDGGFACSLDADSPGPDGRPQEGYYYRWSPEQVREAVGDAALSEEVCRAFGIGPGAGDAFERRAPDGPPGWSEEALTVVGHVPGLPRPEFGRLRHALARMKAYRERSRRPPARDDKVLTGWHALAISALVAGWQGGAGGEPERYRQAAEAGWAFLCERLQDGSHGLLHVPPDGERVVPAFADDYAFAIHAALDLFRCTQERRYLEEAVQLAEQAEHRLAREGVYLTSSEAHASPLARAVDIWDQATPSPNAAMASAHARLAACLDDPTYLERGLRVIEMAWPVMRQHVSGTAGLWRALDDLDGGMAFVSVQAPRLEAVREALRRLLRLPHPALDVRWVPDPGEVRWQLCLGTRCLAPERDSTALLRWLEPQQGGAGERP, encoded by the coding sequence ATGAGCGCGACGCCCGCGACGCGCCGCCCCAACCGTCTCATCGGCAGCACGAGTCCCTATCTTCGACAACATGCCCATCAGCCGGTCGACTGGTATCCGTGGGGGCCCGAGGCCCTGCAGCGGGCCGTGCGGGAGGATCGCCCCATCTTGCTCAGCGTGGGCTACAGTGCCTGCCACTGGTGTCACGTGATGGCCCACGAGTCCTTCGAGGACCCCGAGCTGGCGCGCCGGATGAACGACCTCTTCGTCTGCATCAAAGTGGACCGCGAGGAGCGGCCCGACATCGACCAGGTCTACCAGACGGCCTGCCAGATCCTGACGGGCCAGGGGGGCTGGCCCCTCACCGTCTTCCTGACGCCGGATCTGCTGCCCTACTACGCCGGGACCTACTTTCCGCCCCGGCCGCGCCTGGGGCGGCCGGGCTTCGGCCAGGTGCTGGAGGCCTGCGCCCGCGCCTATCGGGAGCGTCGCGAGGAGGTGCGCCAGCAGGCACAACGGCTGGCGCGGGCCGTCCAGGAGGTGCTGGACCCGACGGCCGCCCTGGCGGAGCGGCGCGCCGGCCCCGATGCCGGGCCCGGGCCCACCAGCCAGGCGCTGGTGGCCGCGGCCGACGCCCTGCTCCATCAGGCCGACGCGGAGGCCGGGGGCTTCGGTGGGGCCCCCAAGTTCCCCCATGCGACGGGGCTGGCGTTGCTGGAGCGGGTGGCCTGGCGGTTCGGGCATGCCGCGGCCCGGGAGCACCTGCTGCTCACCCTCGAGCGCATGGCGCTGGGCGGGCTCTTCGACCAGGTGGGGGGCGGCTTCCACCGCTACACGGTGGACCGATGGTGGCAGGTGCCCCACTTCGAGAAGATGCTCTACGACAATGCCCTGCTGGTCCCGCTCTACGTGAGGGCGGGCCGGGGGCCTCGGCCGGACCTGTTGCGGGTGGCGGCCGCCGCGTTGGACTTCATGCTGGAGACGATGCGCCTGCCGGACGGGGGCTTCGCCTGCTCCCTCGACGCCGACTCGCCGGGCCCGGACGGGCGCCCGCAGGAGGGCTACTACTATCGATGGAGTCCGGAGCAGGTGCGCGAGGCGGTCGGGGACGCCGCCCTCTCGGAGGAGGTGTGCAGGGCCTTCGGCATCGGTCCGGGAGCCGGCGACGCCTTCGAGCGACGGGCGCCGGATGGGCCGCCGGGATGGAGCGAAGAGGCCCTCACCGTCGTCGGCCACGTGCCGGGGCTGCCTCGACCGGAATTCGGCCGTCTTCGGCACGCCCTGGCCCGCATGAAGGCCTACCGCGAGCGGAGCCGGCGGCCCCCGGCTCGTGACGACAAGGTGCTGACCGGCTGGCACGCCCTGGCCATCTCGGCCCTGGTGGCGGGCTGGCAGGGCGGGGCCGGCGGGGAGCCGGAGCGGTACCGGCAGGCGGCGGAGGCAGGGTGGGCGTTCTTGTGCGAGCGGCTACAAGACGGGTCGCATGGCCTGCTTCACGTGCCCCCGGATGGGGAGCGCGTCGTGCCGGCCTTCGCCGACGACTACGCCTTCGCCATCCACGCGGCCCTGGACCTCTTCCGGTGCACGCAGGAGCGCCGGTACCTGGAGGAGGCCGTACAGCTGGCCGAGCAGGCCGAGCACCGGTTGGCGCGCGAGGGAGTGTACCTCACCAGCTCGGAGGCCCACGCATCGCCCCTGGCCCGCGCCGTCGACATCTGGGATCAGGCCACGCCTTCGCCCAATGCCGCCATGGCCTCCGCCCACGCCCGGCTCGCAGCTTGCCTCGACGATCCGACATACCTGGAGCGGGGCCTGCGCGTCATCGAGATGGCCTGGCCGGTCATGCGGCAGCACGTCTCGGGCACGGCTGGGCTGTGGCGCGCCCTCGACGACCTGGACGGCGGCATGGCCTTCGTCAGCGTGCAGGCACCCCGCCTCGAGGCCGTGCGAGAGGCGTTGCGGCGGCTCCTGAGGCTGCCGCATCCGGCCCTGGACGTCCGCTGGGTGCCGGACCCCGGCGAGGTGCGCTGGCAGCTCTGCCTCGGCACCCGGTGCCTGGCGCCCGAGCGGGACAGCACCGCGCTACTGCGCTGGTTGGAGCCGCAGCAGGGCGGGGCGGGAGAGCGGCCCTAG
- a CDS encoding iron-containing alcohol dehydrogenase has translation MMDGALDWRRAISFHAPVRLHMGPGAVDRVGELARPHGARALVVTGRHAARRTGALDRVLGSLRRAGLEVEVWDGVTPNPEASTVDQGARHARQVGADVIVGLGGGSAMDTAKLIAVLVRSGGSAWEYAPIHGPTRRRPTGALPVLAVPTTSGTGSHVNATAVVTHPEGREKLGIWHPLMYPKEAVVDVELLASMPVAVTRATGLDVLFQCIEPYVGRRASPFSDILAEEGMRLVRRYLVRAVRDGSDMEARAGMAVADTLAGIAIDQAGVGLIHGLEHPVSGRHGAVHGEGLAALAPAVMAFNLPARLERFARIAELLGQQTAGLPVQEAARLAIVAVEELLQETGATWGLQELGVQDADVAVLVDDTLRSMQGAVANNPRESTPEELAELYRRSLPPLGHRS, from the coding sequence ATGATGGACGGGGCTCTGGACTGGCGACGAGCCATCTCCTTTCACGCGCCCGTCCGCCTCCACATGGGGCCTGGTGCCGTGGATCGGGTGGGCGAGCTGGCCCGGCCGCACGGCGCCCGGGCCCTGGTGGTGACCGGGCGGCACGCGGCGCGTCGCACGGGTGCCCTCGATCGGGTGCTGGGCTCCCTGCGGCGGGCCGGCCTCGAGGTCGAGGTCTGGGACGGGGTCACGCCCAATCCCGAGGCCTCCACGGTGGACCAGGGGGCCCGCCACGCTCGCCAGGTCGGGGCCGATGTGATCGTCGGCCTGGGCGGCGGCAGCGCCATGGACACGGCCAAGCTCATCGCCGTCCTGGTCCGTAGCGGCGGGAGCGCCTGGGAGTACGCCCCCATCCACGGCCCCACGCGGCGGCGCCCGACCGGGGCCCTGCCCGTCCTGGCCGTGCCGACCACCTCCGGCACCGGCAGCCACGTCAACGCCACCGCCGTCGTCACGCACCCCGAGGGGCGGGAGAAGCTGGGCATCTGGCACCCGCTGATGTACCCCAAGGAGGCCGTGGTCGACGTGGAGCTGCTGGCCTCCATGCCCGTGGCCGTCACCCGCGCCACCGGCCTCGACGTCCTGTTTCAGTGCATCGAGCCCTACGTAGGGCGGCGTGCCTCGCCCTTCAGCGACATCCTGGCCGAGGAGGGCATGCGCCTGGTGCGCCGCTACCTGGTCCGGGCGGTGAGAGACGGCTCGGACATGGAGGCCCGAGCAGGCATGGCCGTGGCCGACACGCTGGCCGGCATCGCCATCGACCAGGCCGGCGTGGGCCTCATCCATGGCCTGGAGCACCCGGTGAGCGGCCGGCACGGTGCCGTCCACGGCGAGGGGCTCGCCGCGCTGGCACCGGCCGTCATGGCCTTCAACCTGCCGGCTCGGCTGGAGCGCTTCGCCCGCATCGCCGAGCTCTTGGGCCAGCAGACCGCCGGTCTCCCGGTCCAGGAGGCCGCCCGGCTCGCCATCGTGGCCGTCGAGGAGCTGCTGCAGGAGACCGGGGCGACCTGGGGCCTCCAGGAGCTGGGGGTGCAGGACGCCGACGTGGCGGTGTTGGTCGACGACACATTGCGCTCCATGCAGGGCGCGGTGGCCAACAACCCCCGGGAGTCGACCCCGGAGGAGCTGGCCGAGCTCTATCGCCGTTCCCTGCCCCCGCTGGGCCACCGCTCCTAG
- a CDS encoding KamA family radical SAM protein, with translation MSDHVESPDEKAEPPDRTESWKDWRWQFRNRVRSAQDLARYTVVTPEMAQAIEACSHEFRFAVTPYYLSLIDWSDPDDPIRRQAIPNADELEDPLGGLDPLHEEDHSPVKGLVHMYPDRVAFLVTADCAIYCRHCTRKRFVGKGGKMTAADVDRAIEYIRQTPQIRDVLITGGDPLVASDAWLESLISRIRAIEHVDIIRIGTRMPVTMPQRITDELCQMLQRYHPIWVNTHFNHPRELTPEAAQAVDRLLRAGIPVGNQTVILKGVNDDPEVMRQLVHGLLKMRVRPYYLYQCDLLRGTAHFRTPVEKGLEIIQALQGWTTGFGIPTYVVDTPIGKIPVMPQNLVERGDGYVVLRNYEGRTVRVPNPSPDGPSHEAMPVVQGQGVTTSHSNGYGVSGPPETPTSA, from the coding sequence ATGAGCGACCACGTCGAGAGCCCCGACGAGAAGGCCGAACCTCCGGACCGTACGGAGTCGTGGAAGGACTGGAGGTGGCAGTTTCGCAACCGGGTGCGATCGGCCCAGGATCTGGCCCGTTACACCGTCGTCACGCCCGAGATGGCGCAGGCCATCGAGGCATGCTCCCATGAGTTTCGCTTCGCGGTCACGCCGTACTACCTGAGCCTCATCGACTGGTCCGACCCCGACGACCCCATTCGCCGCCAGGCTATCCCCAACGCCGACGAACTCGAGGATCCCCTCGGCGGGCTCGATCCCCTCCACGAGGAGGATCACTCCCCCGTCAAGGGGCTCGTCCACATGTACCCGGACCGGGTCGCCTTCCTCGTGACGGCCGACTGCGCCATCTACTGCCGCCACTGCACGCGCAAGCGGTTCGTGGGCAAAGGCGGCAAGATGACCGCGGCCGACGTGGACCGGGCCATCGAATACATCCGACAGACCCCGCAGATCCGCGACGTGCTCATCACGGGCGGCGATCCCCTGGTGGCGTCGGATGCCTGGCTCGAGTCGCTCATCTCGCGGATCCGGGCCATCGAGCACGTCGACATCATCCGCATCGGCACCCGCATGCCCGTGACGATGCCCCAGCGCATCACGGACGAGCTGTGCCAGATGCTGCAGCGCTACCATCCCATCTGGGTCAACACCCATTTCAACCATCCCCGAGAGCTGACACCCGAGGCCGCGCAGGCCGTCGACCGCCTCCTTCGGGCGGGCATCCCCGTCGGCAACCAGACGGTCATACTCAAGGGGGTCAACGACGACCCCGAGGTGATGCGCCAGCTGGTGCACGGGCTGTTGAAGATGCGGGTGCGGCCCTACTACCTCTACCAGTGCGACCTGTTGCGAGGCACCGCTCACTTCCGCACACCCGTTGAAAAGGGACTCGAGATCATCCAGGCGCTCCAGGGATGGACGACGGGCTTCGGTATCCCGACCTACGTGGTCGACACGCCCATCGGCAAGATCCCCGTGATGCCCCAGAATCTGGTGGAACGTGGCGACGGGTACGTGGTCCTCCGCAACTACGAGGGGCGCACCGTGCGCGTGCCCAATCCGTCGCCGGATGGCCCATCTCACGAGGCCATGCCGGTGGTCCAGGGGCAGGGCGTGACGACCTCACATTCCAACGGGTATGGGGTATCGGGACCGCCCGAGACGCCCACCAGCGCCTGA
- a CDS encoding D-alanine--D-alanine ligase family protein, whose product MSSIRVGLSFNLRGSGGRDGPEDLEAEYDAWSTVSAIAEALSFGGASTVYLLPVEGDLPRLLERTRPDIVFNIAEGQAGRSREMLAPALLEMMGIPYTGSDPVALGVAMDKALAKAVAVAAGVPTAPWQVASHPDDPAALGRWSSFPAFVKPLAEGSSKGVRASSRVHDSQELARQVHWVLTTYRQPALVEAYLPGREFSVGLLGNGAIEVLPVLEVRPTRPVGDISEFVYCYHTKSGNLETFLCPAPIDPELRRDLQAYSEAIFQALGLRDVARVDFRLDADGVPHFLEVNPLPGLSPASLLTAQAQAAGLTLPDLVAGILLAAINRWLLAPDLEPSRRSRLLAVAEAARAALSHGGGRSLLQVLDGPDRSPDRGTPPLVTLPPAA is encoded by the coding sequence GTGAGCTCGATTCGCGTGGGGCTGTCCTTCAACTTGCGGGGGTCGGGCGGCCGCGACGGCCCGGAGGACCTGGAGGCGGAGTACGACGCCTGGAGTACGGTCTCGGCGATCGCCGAGGCCCTTTCTTTTGGGGGCGCGTCGACCGTCTACCTGCTCCCCGTCGAGGGGGACCTCCCCCGGCTCCTGGAGCGGACACGGCCCGACATCGTCTTCAACATCGCCGAGGGCCAGGCAGGCCGCAGCCGCGAGATGCTGGCACCGGCCCTGCTGGAGATGATGGGCATTCCGTACACGGGCTCCGACCCCGTCGCCCTGGGCGTGGCCATGGACAAGGCGCTGGCCAAGGCCGTGGCCGTCGCAGCCGGGGTGCCCACTGCACCGTGGCAGGTGGCGAGCCATCCCGACGATCCGGCCGCGTTGGGCCGGTGGTCCTCGTTTCCGGCCTTCGTCAAGCCCCTGGCGGAGGGCTCCAGCAAGGGCGTGCGGGCCTCCTCCCGGGTGCACGACTCGCAGGAGCTGGCCCGTCAGGTCCACTGGGTGCTCACCACGTACCGGCAGCCGGCGCTGGTCGAGGCGTACCTGCCGGGGCGGGAGTTCAGCGTGGGTCTCCTGGGCAATGGGGCCATCGAGGTCCTGCCCGTGCTGGAGGTCCGGCCGACCCGCCCCGTGGGGGACATCTCGGAGTTCGTCTATTGCTATCACACCAAGAGCGGCAACCTCGAGACGTTTCTCTGCCCGGCCCCCATCGATCCCGAGCTGCGGCGTGACCTCCAAGCGTACAGCGAGGCCATCTTCCAGGCGCTGGGCCTGCGAGACGTGGCACGGGTCGACTTCCGGCTGGACGCCGACGGCGTACCTCACTTCCTCGAGGTCAACCCTCTGCCGGGGCTTTCGCCCGCCAGTCTGCTGACCGCCCAGGCACAGGCGGCGGGGCTCACCCTGCCCGACCTGGTGGCGGGGATCCTGCTGGCGGCGATCAACCGGTGGCTGCTGGCGCCCGACCTGGAGCCGTCGCGTCGCAGCCGGCTCCTCGCCGTGGCCGAGGCGGCTCGAGCGGCGCTATCGCATGGCGGGGGCCGATCCCTGCTGCAGGTGCTCGACGGCCCCGACCGCTCCCCGGACCGGGGGACGCCCCCGCTGGTGACCTTGCCGCCGGCGGCGTGA
- the galE gene encoding UDP-glucose 4-epimerase GalE — MKVLVTGGAGYVGSHAVLALVEAGHEVVVLDDLSTGHQEAVHGARLVVGDIADGEAISALMGAWGPFEAAMHFAARTQVGESMADPGGYFSVNVAGTLSLLRALVAGGVRWFVFSSSAAVYGEPQRTPIPEDHPLAPTNPYGESKRMVESMLRWFEKAHGLRWVSLRYFNAAGADPGGRTGERHAPETHLIPSVLLAAAGRREAVEIFGTDWPTADGTCIRDFIHVSDLAEAHRLALGYLASGGESDVFNLGSGHGWSVREVVETCRRITGRDFAVRLAPRRPGDPAVLVASADKARARLGWRPRLSSLDEMVATAWAWHQKGY; from the coding sequence TTGAAGGTCCTGGTGACGGGCGGCGCAGGCTACGTCGGGAGCCATGCCGTCCTCGCGCTCGTCGAGGCGGGCCACGAGGTGGTGGTCCTCGACGACTTGAGCACGGGCCATCAGGAGGCGGTGCACGGCGCGCGGCTGGTGGTGGGCGACATCGCCGATGGCGAGGCCATCTCGGCCCTGATGGGGGCCTGGGGCCCCTTCGAGGCGGCGATGCACTTCGCGGCACGCACCCAGGTCGGCGAGTCCATGGCCGACCCGGGAGGCTACTTCTCGGTCAACGTCGCGGGCACGTTGTCGTTGTTGCGCGCGCTGGTCGCAGGGGGGGTGCGGTGGTTCGTCTTCTCGTCGTCGGCGGCCGTCTACGGCGAGCCGCAACGCACGCCCATCCCCGAGGATCATCCTCTCGCACCCACCAACCCCTACGGCGAGAGCAAGCGCATGGTGGAGAGCATGCTGCGCTGGTTCGAGAAGGCGCACGGGCTGCGCTGGGTCAGCCTCCGCTACTTCAACGCGGCGGGCGCCGATCCAGGCGGCCGGACGGGGGAGCGCCACGCTCCCGAGACGCACCTCATCCCGTCGGTGCTGCTGGCGGCTGCCGGTCGACGCGAGGCGGTGGAGATCTTCGGGACCGACTGGCCGACGGCCGACGGCACGTGCATCCGTGACTTCATCCACGTCTCGGATCTGGCCGAGGCTCATCGCCTGGCCCTGGGCTACCTGGCCTCGGGTGGCGAGAGCGACGTCTTCAACCTGGGCAGCGGGCACGGCTGGTCGGTCCGCGAAGTAGTGGAGACGTGCCGGCGCATCACCGGGCGCGATTTCGCGGTGCGCCTCGCCCCCCGGCGACCGGGCGACCCGGCCGTGCTCGTCGCCAGCGCCGACAAGGCACGGGCTCGCCTGGGATGGAGGCCCCGTCTCTCGTCGCTCGACGAGATGGTCGCGACCGCTTGGGCATGGCATCAGAAAGGATATTGA
- a CDS encoding response regulator transcription factor: MTLPGGAAATVLVVEDEAQIADVLQAYLEAEGFGVLRASDGEEALELARRERVDLVLLDLMLPKLDGREVCRRIRRDSDLPIIMLTARDDEVDRVVGLELGADDYITKPFSPREVVARIRAVLRRSRHGSDAGGRRRSEGAERPGDAQPVCRVGPLVVDPARHQAYVGERELDLTPTEFKLLAALASHPGMVFTRLQLVERVQGAAFEGYERTIDAHIKNLRQKLEDDPRHPRFIATVYGVGYKLVTPRETP; encoded by the coding sequence GTGACTTTGCCGGGGGGTGCCGCCGCCACCGTGCTGGTGGTGGAGGACGAGGCGCAGATCGCCGACGTCCTGCAGGCCTACCTCGAGGCCGAGGGGTTTGGGGTGCTCCGGGCATCCGATGGCGAGGAGGCCCTGGAGCTGGCGCGGCGCGAGCGCGTGGATCTGGTCCTGCTGGACCTGATGCTGCCCAAGCTCGACGGGCGCGAGGTCTGCCGGCGCATCCGGCGCGACTCGGACCTGCCCATCATCATGCTGACGGCGCGCGACGACGAGGTGGACCGGGTCGTGGGACTGGAGCTGGGCGCCGACGACTACATCACCAAGCCCTTCAGCCCGCGCGAGGTGGTGGCGCGCATCCGGGCCGTGCTGCGGCGAAGCCGCCACGGGTCGGACGCGGGAGGCCGGCGGCGATCGGAGGGCGCGGAGCGTCCCGGTGACGCCCAGCCGGTCTGCCGGGTGGGACCCCTCGTGGTGGATCCGGCGCGGCACCAGGCCTACGTGGGTGAGCGGGAGCTGGACCTGACGCCCACCGAGTTCAAGCTCCTGGCCGCCCTGGCATCCCATCCGGGCATGGTCTTCACCCGGCTTCAACTGGTGGAGCGCGTCCAGGGCGCCGCCTTCGAAGGCTATGAGCGCACCATCGACGCCCACATCAAGAACCTTCGCCAGAAGCTGGAGGACGATCCGCGCCATCCCCGGTTCATCGCGACCGTCTACGGGGTCGGCTACAAACTGGTGACACCGAGGGAGACCCCATGA